One Carya illinoinensis cultivar Pawnee chromosome 5, C.illinoinensisPawnee_v1, whole genome shotgun sequence genomic window, GGGAGATTACTTAAGGGCTAAGCTTATTTCACAGAAATCCGATTACTTGAATTCCAACCTATACAGGGATTTGTTCGTCTGGACTCTTTAGAGGGTATGAAGGTTGATGGTTTTATACTCTTTAGAGGGTATGAAGCTGCAGCATACGAGGTATATGGTGAGATTTGGTGTTATGTTGATGTTCATGTGTTAAGGGGGAGAGAGTATGgtatttgacttttatttttgttgttgttggatAAGCGTGGTGTTTGATTTTAAATGGTATAAACTAAAATCACACGGGAGTGAGCATTGGTTTGGATTAAGTGATTTAATGGAATGTAAATTGGAAGAGAATGTGAAATGGGAAGAGGCAAATTGGAGAATTCCCAGCTTAGTcaattgaaaaattctatttacaagATGGTGTGGATGACACACCTTCCACACCATTGGCATAGCATGATTTGATTTGCAAGAGAAATTTAACATTTTGACTCTTAAAAATCAATTCTTGTCACGTAAGTGGTGTGGATGATGTGTTTTTCATGCCAGCTTCAAGTGGAAGGACTGTAGTTTCTTTAGGTAAAAATCGTGAGTTCATGCTACTTGTATCTAAATGAAAACTATCGGAATTTCAGATTGAAAGTGTAATACCCCGGATTTAGTGTAAAATGGTTGTGAGTGGGATCCAATATTGCTTAGAAGGAAGAAGTTCTTActatttataatgattataagGTGCTTCTTTTGTAACCTTGACTTGCCCTTTTATAATATAGGCTTAGATGTGGCTTGGGATTTCCTTGGGTCATTATAGAAATAATGTGGTGGGCTTATTCATTGGAACTTGTAAGCTGGGGTGGTGACAAATTTGCTGATAGAAAAAGCATGCATATGCATTTGGAAATTAGGTAGAAGAAGCTTTGAAAACCCTTTTCTAGTTGACAGGTTCTTGCGGCTGGGAGGCGACCCCGGAAGTTAGCGCAGAAACTGTAGGCGGGTTGCTAGGGGGTTCGGGGGGTATCCCCGGAATtattacccttttttttttctaaatggaataATATCAATGGattaatagtttttttaattaatggagACACAAAACGAGTATAGTATTTATCACAAGAGTTAATAGGCTTTTGGGAATGTGAGGTCTAAGTCACACTGGATTTAATATTAGCAGTTTGAGATTTTGGTTTCCATGGATGCTAATATCAGGAGGCTTAAAGTAACTATTTAGGAAAATTAGGGATCTGAAACAGATTGTTCCTTTAGATCTCTATTTTTAATGCGGCAACAAGGAAGACCATGAGGTGCATTTCAACGAGGGAGCTGGTGTGGAATGTATCGTATTAAGTTCATGGGTGTAAAGAATTATGTATCTATATGTTTCAGTTGATATGGAAGAAAGACTTGTCAATCCTTGTGGTATTAGAAGGAGTTGATGTTTCAAATTTCCCATTTAGTTCTTAATGCTATATCTGAAAAATTCTCTCTTCTTAATTTCTACCTAATTGCTGCCTTACCATAACAACCACCCCCACTGCTGCAGCAGCtaaatttttgtcattttatgcACCCTATTCTTCCCTTTCAACATCTGATAGTTCTGTTGTGCTCATTATGCTCTCATATGTTGCCATTTTAGTAGGGTCATGTCTGTTATGTCGTCTTACTaagattcttcttctttccattttgttttcttgacaTTCATGCTTTGGCCAAATAAAATGCCACACTCcaataattatatgagaaacATCCTTTTGATTaatctctcatttttattttctttgcaatatatcggttttaaaaaagtattctttctatttttttgctCATTTGAGGACATCTGGCTTTTAAATCATCCAACCACAGCTTTGGGTTACAATTCAACTCTCTATTGTACTTaccaaatatttcaacaaatgAAAGGaccattgtattttattaattttttttttttgataaatttataatttcaaatttgcAGGTCAGCTTATACTTTGAGTGGGTATACTCGGCTTGTCCATTTTTGGGTTAACTTGGCAAAAACTTGTTGTATCTATAACTGAGACGCCATTGTAAGTTAGCAGAGTCCCACTCAAGTTTGGCTTCAGTGTAAGTTAGTAGAGTCCACTCAAATTCTCACCAAATCTATATTATATTCTTCCATGGTGAATAGATCAGGTTTTGATGCCCATAGATCACCAATTCTTAAATAATATAATCATAAGTATCATTTGCTATTATTGTTCATGTCATTTTGTTGCTATTGGCACGTTACATGATAAACTAGTTGGAGAAAAAACATACACAATAAATGATGATTTTAGTTCTCAAGGAAGTTACAAGGAAATTTAAACACAAACAAATGTTACAAGGTCAATTTTTCTCTTTAGGACATGCTTTTGCTTTTTGCCATAGAGTATGCAAAACATGTTTGGTTCAACATTTTGGATGTACCCTTCACAAAAAGTTCTATAGAATTGAAATGATACCCATACTTCCTAGGTTTAAAATTTTGAGTGGAGATGAGGTTGTATGCTGTCcaattataagataattttattctGAGCTAATATTTGATTTGCAATTAAAATTGTCTAGAATATTTGTCTGTTTAAGCTCTATATGATATGTCGAAGACTGCTAGCTTTTATTATTATGCTCATGCGATCTAGTGTTGAAAGTAGGGTGGACGTACATATGGGTACTATTGTGTTTTTCACTCATTAACAAATCATATGGATACCATCGTGTCTTTCATTTGTCAGCTTCTATCAATAGAAACTTGAGACACTCTTGGCATGTTGAAGAAATAGTAAACTGGATGTAGTGTCCTGTTATGGTTGTATAGGggatagtattatttttttatacgtcAATCTTATTAGTAGTGCATAGTGGGTTGTGCTAGGAGAGGTCCTTGTTACAGAAGACTATGGGTCTGACACCATCCAATTTTGTCGTTtgtcctttttctttatttttattttttgacaggggaaccaccccacggcagagcccttaggactcacccatggaacctaaacccctAGGGAGAATAGCACAACAACCCATTGACATTGCCTCCCACTGAAATAGCAGTTTGATCCCGGGGGGGAATCGGACCTGTGACATGGGGCACATGCACACAAGTTATcccttaccacttgggctaccATGGGTGGGTAGGTTTTTTTcgttctttaatttttttccccttttcaaGGTCTTGgggcaatttattttttaaataacatgccaatatctcaaaatttttttatgccTTATCTAAGGCCATAGGCACCCTCTTAGGCTCCATTCGGTCAAATCCTTCCTGGGGGACACATTTTTGTTATAAAGTGATATATTTTTGAAAACTAATGTGTTTTAATGTGATTTTCTTGTGTTTGgtttgtcaaaaaataaatattgtattcttcttttgttgtttgttaatgatcgGTTTGTGGCTAGCAAATGGTGGGTTCTATTGGTTAGTGAACAAGGAATGGATTCTTGTATATGTCCTATATACTCGGGTCTTTGTCTATTTTatgttcaataaaattttgttcaccgataaaaaaaaagtgaacaaGGAATGGATGAGGGCAGTCAATGACTAATGGTGCCGTCTGTTGGACGGTGGTGGTTGAAGTCTCAAGCTGGCTCTGGaaaatgtttttatctttttagaAGAGAAGGCTGGTCAATAAGGcgcattactttttttttctataatagcAGTGCTGCAATGGGCGTGCTTGGCTAATGAATAAAAACCTTAGTCTGCTTTTGTTCTTTCCTATAAATATCCCATTCCCATTTCATGTGTTCTATTAGCCAATCCTGTGCTGCTTGCTTCATCCCACCTTACCTGATCATCTGTTGTACCCTAACTTGAATCTAGAAACAAATTTGTGTCGACATCTGTCCCATTGGCTTTTAAGGTGCTGGCTGATGAAAGACATTCGCAGAATGCCCCCTTCTGTGCCTATCTGGTTTGTTTAAGaggttgtttggatagtgagaagggatagttttagatgaaagttgaataaaatattgttagaatattattttttaatattattattgttttgggatttgaaagagttgaattgtttattatattttgtgtggaaatttgaaaaaattgtaatgatgagataagattgtttctcaatccaaacggcCTCCAAATATCTtcttggttgttttttttttttgttcttcttcattttcccTTGTCATGGTCTTGGTGAAATTGACATGTTAAATTACATGCCTgtaccacattttttttttccttgtctgAGGCCATGGTCTGCCAATTATTTTAGGCTTCATTcattgaaaattattcttggGGGAAaacattttgtttaaaaaatttatttttgaaaaaaaaatgtttttgtttgattttctaGTGTTTCGGTTGTGTTGAAGAAACTATTTTGTATTGTTATTTTGTGGCTTGTTAATGGCTGTATATGACTTCTAAGTGTTGCTCTTGTAAATgacccgtgtacttgggctttgcctactcttatgatcaataaaattttatttactaatAAAAGAATGGCTGTTTGCGGCTGGCGACTGGTGGGTTCTGTTGGTGAGTGGGCTAGGAATGGATAAGGGCAGTCAACGACCAATAGGGTTAGTTGGCAGTTGGATGGTTGGGCAGTAATGGTCTGAGTCTCAAGCTCACTCTGGAAAATATCTTCAATTTGTTAGAGGACAAAGACTTGGTCCATCTCTTAAGTGGTTATTTTCtgtttaaccaattttttttctaattgatAATTCCACCATGCATGAAAGTTATGGAAATGACTTTACGGAAGGTGATTTttcatgaaagaaaagaaatctttGGTTCCATGTGATATTTGTAATTGGTGGCACTTGAAGTATTGAAAgagttaaatttatattttttaattcttaaaattGGTGCCTAGGAAGTAGGTCAAAAATCAGAATTAAAAGCAAATTAGTTCCATTGTTGTGTCAGATGAAGATATCAATAATGATTATGGTGAGTGCCTGTGCTACTcatccaaggaaaaaaaatgatgagtGCCTATGTTGGCCTGGTCGGTGTGACTTAGAAAAATTTACCTTATgtcatattctcaaaagttcGTCATTGAGTTCAATCTTGTTGTCTTAATTGACATTAGCATCATAAAAATTGAAACATTTTATGGAAATAATTTGAACACTTGAGGTTTTTGcttctattatatttatgtctAATAATTTGTTCATTTTGGTTTAACAGGGTTTTAAGAAGGTGGATTCAGATCGTTATGAATTTGCAAATGTGAAGTTTCTAAGAGGTCAAACACACCTTTTGAAAAGTATCAGTAGGAGGAAACCAGTTCATGTACCGGGTCAACAACCAACTGAAGTGCCGAGCTCCTCAGTTGGGGCATGTGTTGAGGTAGGGAAGTTCGGGCTGGAGGAAGAGGTTAAAAGACTTGAAAGGGACAAGAATGCTCTTATGCAGGAACTTGTTAGGTTGAGGCAGCACCAGCAAACAACTGATCACCAGTTGCTGAGTGTGGGACAACGAGTGCAGCTAATGGAGCAGAGACAGCAACAAATGATGTCTTTCCTTGCAAAGGCTATGCATAGTCCTGGCTTATTAGCCCAGTTTGTACAGCAACAGAATGAAAGCAATAGGAACATTACCGGAGTGAATAAAAAAAGGAGACTCCAAAGTCAGGAAAACGAAAGTGTAGCTGGTGAGAGTCGCACTAATTCTCCCGATGGACAGATTATCAAGTACCAGCCTTCGATGAATGAGGCAGCTAAAGCATTGCTGCAGcagattttgaagatgaatgGATCTCCTAGGGTGGAACCATTGATGAACAACCCTGGTGCATTCCTTATTGATGATGCTCCTCCTTCCCATGCATTCCATGGTGGAAGTCCCTCGAGTGAAGTTTCGGGAGTGACCCTCTCTGAGGTTCCACCTAATTCTGGACAGTGTTTTATGCCAGTAGAGTCAGGATTTCCTCTTAAATCCCCATCTACTGCCATTTCAGAGATTCAGTCTTCCTCCTATATGGTGCCTGATCATGCTACAGCAGCTGGATTCCCAAATATTGATGTTTATAATTCTGGAGAAGAGACTATTTTGCCTGACTTCTCTCAACTGCAAGGAATCATGCCAGAAAGCGCTTCTGAAATCCTTGATATGAACTTCGTGGGGTCCGAGACTGGGAATGCAAGTTATGTGGATCCAATGTCTGTTGTTTTGGATGTGACAAGGCCCATGAAAACTGATGCTCTTTCTCCAGAAAGTGATGTGGAGGCCCTGCTTGATGAGATCCCAGTACTTCCAGGCATTAACGATACTTTTTGGGAACAATTCCTTACAGGGAGCCCGCTCACTGAGGATGCAGATGAAATAAATTCGAGTTCATTAGCTGGTGGTGTGACCATGGATAATGAGTTACCCATAGGAGAGAAGAACAACTGGGACAAGATTCAGTATATGGATCATCTTACTGAACAGATGGGGCTTCTTGAATCGAAGACTGGAATGGCCTGACCTTCTCACCAATTGTATATGCATGTTCCTCACCATCGAGAGGTAAACTTTTAACCAATCACAGATCATAATAAGCATGTTCATTGTCACCAACCGCCAGTTTTACAAAATGAGCCAATGCATACAGTATTTGTCACTGTTCCCACATTTGTGGCGTTTGATCAGCCATTTAAGTATTCCTTTTTCCCTTCATCAGCGTGAGCTCATGTCATGGTGAGAGGATTGTATTTATAATGAAACTCTGTATATGTGACGGCTTTTCAGCAAATGATGTAATGCCAGTTTTTCTAATTACTATAACACAAGGAATTCGCTAGTACATTGAGTATAGTATATTCTGATTCCCCTTAAGctgtgttaaaaaattattaagaatTACTAACATCTGTATGTACTTCAAAACTCTTGAACTGCTTTATTTCTTCTTACATACTTGTTTAAAAGCTTCTCTGCTTTAGTCTGCACTGAAAAAAAATCGTTGTCGGTGATTTAATTAGACAAAATTATTACTATCAAGATTCCGATCTGTGTATGTTTCTATCACTCTTCAACAGGTTGATGGCCTGTGCAGTTGGGCAgacaaagctcttcttcagagACTGATGATCAATAATGATTTTGGTTTAAGAAAACGTTTTATCAGTTCCTAGTTCTagtttaagaaatattttttacttttacatctATATCAAGTAATTTTGTGTGCAAGGTTACCAAAAAACACTTTCCGGACATGATACCGTTGAAGTATATCATACCCATAAATTTTAGGCGTAACCATTTTCCAGTAAAAATCGCAGGCTCTTTTAAATTACCTGTAATGTGAATAGGAGGTCCTGTCTTTGGTCCTTTTCAGTAAAGCTACTTTTTGCCATTTGGATGCCATGGATGGTTACATCATGCGTATATTGTACTCTTAATGGAAGTTGTCCAGATAAGGAAAGTGCATTTGGACCACCTTTTTTTCTCCCTCTAAAATCCCTCCGTACACTTGCGATGGGTAGTTTGTTATGGTGACTCATTGCCGGAATCAATCCCTATTAGTCTCTACATTCATTTTACAGTTTTGTGATAGGCATGGGTTTCCTTAAGCATCTCTTAagagagacaaaattttttgttttgtcaaTGGAGGGAGGAAACTACTGTCGCATCACAGAGAGGGGCAGGAAGGTAACCAAGGAGATAACGCTCAATCTTGCTAGTGCTCGCTGGCTGGCGAACACAATGAAGAATGTTTATTTTCGAGGGGAAGGAAAGTTTTTTATAAGACTTATCGGGATGGAGCCAAAACTTTGTTTGCTCATAAGTGCTCTAATGCGTACATGCTTTTCTTGGGAGTAATAGATTAATGGTGGTGGCACTGGTGGTCGAGGCCTGTTAGCAATCCCTGAAGGAATGGAAAGAAAGGGTTGGAAGATTCTATCAATGGAGTTGAAGAATGCTTTGTCAAGGAGTGCTTTGGCTAAGTAGGCTCCAGTGTTGGCCCCACAACTGAACAGAGAGGAAGACAAGGGGAAGGATTAAGGAAAAGGAGAGGCAGACCAGGTCATATGTAGAGGTGGCGTTGGGTGGTGCGGGGAGAAGAATGGAAGTGCATGGAAAAAACAAAATGGAGTGATTGGCAGGGGAACACTAAGGtgaaaatgcaaagaaagaTGACAGAAGTGTTGTACCCGAAATAGGGAGTGGGTCATTGTCCAACGTCTGTTCAGAGGAAAGTAGGATGCATAAGGCTTTGTTTAGCTTGAAAGAGGAAGTTATCAGGGTGAAAAAGGAACTGAAAGCACTTAGGAAGGCATTAGAAATTTTGAGCTTCAGTATAGAGAAAGGCTTGGGCTTGGGCCTGGGCCAAGGCCATTGGTCTCCTAATGGGCGAAAGCCATTTAGGCCTATAATAGGAAAGGCCAAAGTGGGGGGATGGGCTGGAAAGGCCCAAGTCACATGAATTGGAAGATGAAATAGGTTGGTCCCTATTTTGAAAAGGGCTCAACTTTTGGGCCCATATCAAGAGAGGAGAGGCATGAGGAGACACCCTGGCTTGTTAAGGGCTCAACCTTGGCGTGTGGGTTGGTGCCCATGCTTGGGCCCATGGACCCACTCCAGTTACATTAACCGGAGGAGACACCTACCTCTGCGTCGGCAACCCACCTCTCCGACATTGGTAGTGCCTTCGTTGGCCATCTAACTTTGGTACCCTCAAAACAATTGCAGATCTACACGATGGAGCCTGAGGAGAAAATGGGTGGGTCGTTGACCCTAGTGGTGGCCCAGACTTCGCCGTCGGCTTTTTCTGGCTTGCCTCCTGCCTTCCTGGTGGCAAAGACAGTGTTCTCGGCGTCGACACAGATTTGCACAATGGTGGCGAACGCAAATTTGGATGGGCCTTCGGGGCTCATGGTGGCATAGACTTCGCTGTCAGCACCTTCTGGGATGCTTCCCCTCACCATAGTGGAGAAGGCAGTGGTCCCAGCACCAGAGCAGGCATGGGTTCTGGGTTTGGAGATGATAGAGGATCCTAGAGTTTTTGAACACTTTGGGAATTTACAAAATACATCGACAGACTCAATCGGTGAAATGGGGGAGATTAATTTGGCTA contains:
- the LOC122309893 gene encoding heat stress transcription factor A-1b yields the protein MADANDAVSSTTATTNPLPPFLKKLYAMVDDPETDSVVSWSNGDNSFVVWNPHEFASKLLPKHFKHNNFASFIRQLNTYGFKKVDSDRYEFANVKFLRGQTHLLKSISRRKPVHVPGQQPTEVPSSSVGACVEVGKFGLEEEVKRLERDKNALMQELVRLRQHQQTTDHQLLSVGQRVQLMEQRQQQMMSFLAKAMHSPGLLAQFVQQQNESNRNITGVNKKRRLQSQENESVAGESRTNSPDGQIIKYQPSMNEAAKALLQQILKMNGSPRVEPLMNNPGAFLIDDAPPSHAFHGGSPSSEVSGVTLSEVPPNSGQCFMPVESGFPLKSPSTAISEIQSSSYMVPDHATAAGFPNIDVYNSGEETILPDFSQLQGIMPESASEILDMNFVGSETGNASYVDPMSVVLDVTRPMKTDALSPESDVEALLDEIPVLPGINDTFWEQFLTGSPLTEDADEINSSSLAGGVTMDNELPIGEKNNWDKIQYMDHLTEQMGLLESKTGMA